From one Acidobacteriota bacterium genomic stretch:
- a CDS encoding DinB family protein, with product MLGHIIDAERVFGYRAFRIGRGDETPLAGFDENTYVARSAYDGIPLKELAEEFALVRGGNLATLRRLDGRHAALTGTANGAKVSVRALAYIMAGHVRHHVKGLRENYGVA from the coding sequence GTGCTGGGACACATCATCGACGCCGAGCGCGTCTTCGGCTACCGCGCGTTCCGCATCGGCCGCGGGGACGAAACGCCGCTCGCCGGCTTTGACGAGAACACCTATGTGGCGCGATCGGCCTACGACGGTATTCCGCTGAAGGAACTCGCCGAGGAGTTCGCGCTCGTGCGCGGCGGGAACCTCGCCACGCTTCGGCGGCTGGACGGTCGCCACGCCGCGCTGACGGGCACCGCCAACGGCGCGAAGGTGTCCGTGCGCGCGCTGGCCTACATCATGGCCGGCCACGTGCGCCATCACGTCAAGGGTCTTCGCGAGAACTACGGCGTGGCGTGA
- a CDS encoding sulfite exporter TauE/SafE family protein, translating to MPDLFWLYVAAGFAAQVIDGTLGMAYGVTASSLLLSFGVPPAVASATVHAAECFTTGASAAAHHAFGNVNRSLFRRLLLPGVLGAAAGAYILSSFPGDALRPYVSAYLLVMGGVIVLKAFREFPPRVVTTHLAPLGFGGALLDAMGGGGWGPIVASTLIARGNDVRLTIGSVNAVEFFVTLAASAVFIVMLGLGNWPIIVGLALGGLVAAPIGAWACTRIPHKPFGVLVGLIVIALSLRALLT from the coding sequence ATGCCCGACCTGTTCTGGTTGTACGTCGCCGCGGGATTCGCGGCGCAGGTGATCGACGGCACGCTGGGAATGGCGTATGGCGTGACGGCCTCCAGCCTGCTGCTGTCGTTCGGCGTGCCGCCGGCGGTGGCGAGCGCCACCGTCCATGCGGCCGAGTGCTTTACCACCGGGGCATCGGCGGCGGCGCATCACGCGTTCGGGAACGTCAATCGATCGCTCTTCCGGCGGCTGCTGCTTCCAGGCGTCCTCGGCGCGGCCGCCGGCGCGTACATCCTGAGCAGCTTCCCCGGAGACGCGTTGAGGCCGTACGTCTCGGCGTACCTGCTGGTGATGGGCGGTGTGATCGTGCTCAAGGCCTTCCGGGAATTTCCACCGCGCGTGGTGACCACCCATCTGGCTCCGCTTGGCTTCGGCGGCGCGCTGCTCGACGCGATGGGCGGCGGCGGATGGGGACCGATCGTGGCGAGCACGCTCATCGCGCGCGGCAACGACGTGCGGCTCACCATCGGCAGCGTGAACGCCGTCGAGTTCTTCGTGACGCTGGCGGCCTCAGCGGTCTTCATCGTGATGCTGGGGCTGGGGAACTGGCCGATCATCGTCGGGCTGGCGCTCGGCGGGCTGGTCGCCGCGCCGATCGGCGCCTGGGCGTGCACGCGCATCCCGCACAAACCGTTCGGCGTCCTCGTCGGCCTGATCGTGATCGCGCTGAGCCTTCGCGCGCTGCTCACGTGA